From uncultured Flavobacterium sp., the proteins below share one genomic window:
- a CDS encoding glycosyltransferase, translated as MSAKNISVISLSFNDEIYIKKHIDNLSFAQEIILIDNNSTDKTVQIAEELGITVIQQHDNNKTDVLKLAIESAANNWILLLNSTDHISDKLRDELTAEISKPKSAECYFCGQTLFFFGKTIKYGAFLNKKKLLLFDKTRHSYSIGFNGKLFKRPAVLKNKVNSFSYKNFEDFNSRLNIIRKEEALVLFQKNKKPNIYHFFIKPFLIFINQYFLKLGFINGREGFILAYICAFSVLKRYFILWLLYRNMD; from the coding sequence GTGTCCGCCAAAAACATAAGTGTTATCTCACTTTCTTTTAATGATGAGATCTATATAAAAAAGCACATTGACAATTTATCATTTGCCCAGGAGATCATTTTGATTGACAATAATAGCACTGATAAAACTGTTCAAATTGCCGAAGAATTAGGGATAACCGTAATTCAGCAACATGATAATAATAAAACTGATGTTCTAAAGTTGGCAATCGAATCTGCAGCAAACAATTGGATATTATTACTCAATTCCACAGATCATATTTCTGATAAACTTAGAGATGAACTAACTGCAGAAATCTCTAAACCAAAATCTGCTGAATGTTATTTTTGCGGACAAACTTTATTTTTCTTTGGAAAAACAATAAAATATGGCGCGTTTTTAAATAAAAAAAAACTTTTACTTTTTGATAAAACAAGGCATTCTTATTCAATAGGATTCAATGGTAAACTATTTAAGAGACCGGCAGTCTTAAAAAATAAGGTAAATTCTTTTTCTTATAAAAACTTTGAAGACTTTAACAGCAGACTAAATATAATTCGAAAAGAAGAAGCTTTGGTTTTATTTCAAAAAAATAAAAAGCCAAACATCTATCATTTTTTCATAAAACCCTTTTTAATTTTTATAAATCAATATTTTCTAAAATTAGGTTTTATAAATGGCAGAGAAGGATTTATTTTAGCTTATATATGTGCTTTTTCTGTTTTAAAACGTTACTTTATTTTATGGTTATTATACCGCAATATGGATTGA